From a single Candoia aspera isolate rCanAsp1 chromosome 2, rCanAsp1.hap2, whole genome shotgun sequence genomic region:
- the LOC134488803 gene encoding H-2 class II histocompatibility antigen, E-S beta chain-like → LLLLLLLLGALCRVPGGEGGKEPPAHFLIQRKAECRFLNGTQRVRYLYRHFYDWQETDLFDSDLGKFVAVTELGQPDADPWNSNKVYMQYRRAAVDRFCRHNYGVYNYQAAKTRRLIGRRAKPTVNISPTKADPADPNTILLCTATGFYPLEIDIRWLKNGRPEKEGVAFGEELQNGDWIYQRQVMLETRPQRGDVYACQVGHASLEAPITVQWEPRSSNSARSKLWTGAVGAVLWVAFLAVGLSLYLKSKKGESLGLDKERWGGDHVGEASDQDGIEGLPGPPSTKAGGPTEPLQILQWH, encoded by the exons ctgctgctgctgctgctgctgttggggGCGCTGTGCCGGGTCCCTGGAGGCGAAGGGGGGAAGGAGCCCCCCG ccCATTTCCTGATCCAGAGGAAGGCCGAGTGCCGCTTCCTGAATGGGACGCAGCGGGTGCGCTACCTGTACAGGCACTTCTACGACTGGCAGGAGACTGACCTCTTCGACAGCGACCTGGGCAAGTTCGTGGCCGTGACCGAGTTGGGGCAGCCCGATGCCGACCCTTGGAACAGCAATAAGGTCTACATGCAGTACCGGAGGGCCGCTGTGGATCGCTTCTGCCGGCATAATTACGGGGTGTACAACTACCAGGCGGCCAAGACAAGGCGTCTGATTGGCCGGAGGG CCAAGCCCACCGTCAACATCTCCCCCACCAAGGCGGACCCCGCGGACCCCAACACCATCCTCCTCTGCACTGCGACGGGCTTTTACCCCCTGGAGATCGACATCCGGTGGCTGAAGAACGGGCGGCCGGAGAAGGAGGGCGTCGCCTTCGGGGAGGAGCTGCAGAATGGAGACTGGATCTACCAGCGCCAGGTGATGCTGGAGACCCGGCCCCAGCGGGGGGACGTCTACGCTTGCCAGGTGGGGCACGCCAGCCTGGAGGCCCCCATCACCGTCCAGTGGG agccACGTTCCTCCAACTCTGCCAGGAGCAAACTCTGGACGGGGGCCGTGGGGGCTGTGCTGTGGGTGGCCTTCCTGGCTGTGGGGCTCTCCCTCTACCTGAAGAGCAAGAAAGGTGAGTCTTTGGGGCTGGATaaggagagatggggaggggatcATGTAGGGgaggcatctgatcaagatggcaTAGAAGGTCTTCCTGGACCCCCCAGTACCAAGGCTGGTGGCCCCACTGAGCCACTACAGATTCTCCAATGGCACTAA